A genomic region of Chloroflexota bacterium contains the following coding sequences:
- a CDS encoding DUF2203 domain-containing protein gives MTRYFTLDEAIALLPTLRPILERIIMLRARLERAERDIVSLHWKARTNGHADHEGSFGEGQSARTDLMAEINAELLKVQELGVELKDPALGLIDFPSIRGDKIVYLCWRLGETEIGYWHDTDTGFAGRQPL, from the coding sequence ATGACTCGGTACTTCACGCTCGACGAGGCGATCGCGCTCCTGCCGACCCTCCGCCCGATTCTGGAGCGGATCATCATGCTGCGCGCCCGCCTGGAGCGCGCCGAGCGGGACATCGTCAGCCTGCACTGGAAGGCGCGCACCAACGGCCACGCCGACCACGAAGGCTCGTTTGGCGAGGGGCAGTCCGCCCGCACCGACCTGATGGCCGAGATCAACGCCGAGCTGCTCAAGGTTCAGGAGCTGGGCGTCGAGCTGAAAGATCCCGCCCTCGGGCTGATCGACTTTCCGTCGATCCGTGGCGACAAGATCGTCTACCTCTGCTGGCGCCTGGGCGAGACGGAGATCGGCTACTGGCACGACACCGACACCGGGTTCGCCGGCCGCCAGCCGCTCTGA